A single region of the Agromyces sp. Leaf222 genome encodes:
- a CDS encoding glycine betaine/L-proline ABC transporter ATP-binding protein has translation MPEHHSTIDSRNTNSTSTSTSSTTAQAAGTAKAPSPTTFAAVPNALEVRGLTKFYGRRPAEALERLRGGATRSELAELGTAAAIDVDFDVRQGEIFVVMGLSGSGKSTLIRMLNGLVEPTAGTVTVMGETLTGVAPRRLRGIRRKHVAMVFQHFALLPHLTVLDNTAYGLEIQGVPAAERRERAERVLERVGLGEWGHKFPSELSGGMQQRVGLARALAADADILLMDEAFSALDPLIRREMQEQLIELQQELGKTIVFITHDLNEAMFLGDRIAVMRDGRVVQIGTAEEILTDPADDYVAQFVQDVDRARVLTAGNVMEAPRALASAAAGPRAALRAMRDLQTSMVFVVASGRKLLGVAHDRDVLRLVRRGERSLEGAISGDYAAVGPDVHLSELFESSVEQDLPLAVVDDEGRLLGAVPRVTLLAALGNVTTDTAELQVLQTPATVSAEVMTATLRETAASAPPDTPQPIDELALVEGSAS, from the coding sequence ATGCCCGAACATCACAGCACGATCGATTCACGCAACACGAACAGCACCAGCACGAGCACCAGCAGCACCACCGCCCAGGCAGCCGGCACCGCCAAGGCCCCCAGCCCCACCACCTTCGCTGCGGTTCCGAACGCCCTCGAGGTGCGAGGCCTCACGAAGTTCTACGGTCGCCGCCCCGCCGAGGCCCTCGAGCGGCTCCGCGGCGGCGCGACGCGGTCCGAGCTCGCCGAGCTCGGCACGGCCGCGGCCATCGACGTCGACTTCGACGTGCGGCAGGGCGAGATCTTCGTCGTCATGGGACTCTCGGGCTCCGGCAAGTCGACGCTCATCCGCATGCTCAACGGCCTCGTCGAGCCGACCGCCGGCACGGTCACGGTGATGGGGGAGACGCTCACCGGTGTCGCGCCACGCCGGCTCCGCGGCATCCGTCGCAAGCACGTCGCCATGGTGTTCCAGCATTTCGCCCTGCTGCCGCACCTCACGGTGCTCGACAACACCGCGTACGGCCTTGAGATCCAGGGCGTGCCGGCCGCCGAGCGGCGCGAGCGCGCCGAGCGCGTGCTCGAGCGCGTCGGCCTCGGCGAGTGGGGCCACAAGTTCCCGTCGGAGCTCTCGGGCGGCATGCAGCAGCGCGTCGGCCTCGCCCGCGCCCTCGCGGCAGACGCCGACATCCTGCTCATGGACGAGGCGTTCAGCGCGCTCGACCCGCTCATCCGCCGCGAGATGCAGGAGCAGCTCATCGAGCTGCAGCAGGAACTCGGCAAGACCATCGTCTTCATCACCCACGACCTCAACGAGGCGATGTTCCTCGGCGACCGCATCGCCGTCATGCGCGACGGCCGCGTCGTGCAGATCGGCACCGCCGAGGAGATCCTCACCGACCCGGCCGACGACTACGTCGCCCAGTTCGTGCAGGACGTCGACCGTGCGCGCGTGCTCACGGCAGGCAACGTCATGGAGGCTCCGCGAGCCCTGGCCTCGGCAGCGGCCGGTCCGCGCGCCGCACTGCGGGCGATGCGCGACCTGCAGACCTCGATGGTCTTCGTCGTGGCATCCGGTCGCAAGCTGCTCGGCGTCGCCCACGATCGCGACGTGCTGCGGCTCGTGCGCCGCGGGGAGCGCTCGCTCGAGGGGGCGATCTCCGGCGACTACGCTGCCGTCGGCCCCGACGTGCACCTCTCCGAGCTCTTCGAGAGCTCGGTCGAGCAGGACCTCCCGCTCGCCGTCGTCGACGACGAGGGTCGCCTGCTCGGCGCGGTTCCGCGGGTCACCCTGCTCGCCGCCCTCGGCAACGTGACGACCGACACGGCCGAGCTGCAGGTGCTCCAGACGCCGGCGACCGTCTCGGCCGAGGTCATGACCGCGACGCTGCGCGAGACGGCGGCATCGGCTCCGCCGGACACCCCGCAACCGATCGATGAACTCGCCCTCGTCGAGGGGAGCGCGTCGTGA
- a CDS encoding proline/glycine betaine ABC transporter permease: protein MNDFRLPLGDLAEGFIDVLTDTLGWFFSIVRTVFLAFYDAVEFVLVTPPFWVVIAAIAALAWVLKGWKLSLGTVVGLLVIVGVDQWEHAMESLALVLVASAIAIALAVPVGIWTARSDLASRIVRPVLDFMQTMPAFVYLIPALILFRVGVVPGIVATIVFAMAPGVRLTELGIRGVDKEVVEAGHAFGASRGRILRQIQLPLAMPSIMAGVNQVIMLSLSMVVIAGMVGAGGLGGDVVASLNRIDVALGFEAGLSVVILAIILDRITGALGAGRGRRTRAKTGADASGATPDDDRADAEAEAEREIASPRRAPMPTGV from the coding sequence GTGAACGACTTCCGCCTGCCGCTCGGCGACCTCGCCGAAGGCTTCATCGACGTGCTCACCGACACGCTCGGCTGGTTCTTCTCGATCGTGCGCACCGTGTTCCTCGCGTTCTACGACGCCGTCGAGTTCGTGCTCGTCACCCCGCCGTTCTGGGTCGTCATCGCCGCGATCGCCGCACTCGCCTGGGTGCTGAAGGGCTGGAAGCTCTCGCTCGGCACCGTCGTCGGCCTGCTCGTGATCGTCGGCGTCGACCAGTGGGAGCACGCGATGGAGTCGCTCGCCCTCGTGCTCGTCGCGAGCGCGATCGCGATCGCGCTCGCCGTGCCCGTCGGCATCTGGACCGCCAGGTCGGACCTCGCCTCGAGGATCGTGCGCCCGGTGCTCGACTTCATGCAGACGATGCCGGCGTTCGTCTACCTCATCCCGGCGCTCATCCTCTTCCGCGTCGGCGTCGTTCCCGGCATCGTCGCGACGATCGTGTTCGCGATGGCCCCCGGCGTGCGCCTGACCGAGCTCGGCATCCGCGGGGTCGACAAGGAGGTCGTCGAGGCTGGCCACGCGTTCGGCGCCTCGCGCGGCCGCATCCTGCGCCAGATCCAGCTGCCCCTCGCGATGCCGAGCATCATGGCCGGCGTCAACCAGGTCATCATGCTCTCGCTCTCGATGGTCGTCATCGCGGGCATGGTCGGCGCCGGCGGGCTCGGCGGCGACGTGGTCGCCTCGCTGAACCGCATCGACGTGGCCCTCGGCTTCGAGGCGGGCCTGTCGGTCGTGATCCTCGCGATCATCCTCGACCGCATCACGGGCGCCCTCGGCGCGGGCCGCGGCCGTCGCACCCGGGCGAAGACGGGGGCGGATGCCTCGGGCGCCACGCCGGACGACGACCGAGCGGATGCCGAGGCCGAGGCCGAGCGCGAGATCGCGTCGCCCCGTCGTGCCCCCATGCCCACCGGCGTCTGA
- the rpmG gene encoding 50S ribosomal protein L33 yields MAKQQDIRPIIKLRSTAGTGFTYVTRKNRRNNPDRLVLKKYDPVVRKHVDFREER; encoded by the coding sequence ATGGCGAAGCAGCAGGACATCCGTCCCATCATCAAGCTCCGTTCGACGGCCGGCACCGGGTTCACGTACGTGACCCGCAAGAACCGTCGCAACAACCCGGACCGTCTCGTGCTCAAGAAGTACGACCCGGTGGTCCGCAAGCACGTCGATTTCCGAGAGGAGCGCTAA
- a CDS encoding HU family DNA-binding protein: MADKSLNKTELVAKVAASTGQSQATVDAVLGGLFEALAESVGAGTKVSIPGWLAVERTHRAARTGRNPQTGAEIQIPAGYSVKVSAGSKLKAAAK; encoded by the coding sequence ATGGCTGACAAGTCGCTCAACAAGACCGAGCTCGTCGCGAAGGTCGCAGCGTCGACCGGACAGAGCCAGGCCACCGTCGACGCCGTTCTCGGCGGTCTCTTCGAGGCTCTCGCCGAGTCCGTCGGCGCCGGCACCAAGGTCTCCATCCCGGGCTGGCTCGCCGTCGAGCGCACGCACCGTGCAGCCCGTACCGGCCGCAACCCGCAGACCGGCGCCGAGATCCAGATCCCGGCCGGCTACTCGGTGAAGGTCTCGGCCGGCTCCAAGCTCAAGGCCGCCGCGAAGTAG
- a CDS encoding phosphatase PAP2 family protein, which produces MTETTERPGRLRRFHERFIVEERVVPASARRNLFIVALILVVAGLAAFLFIFDSVLEADDISSVDAPVEHWLDGNHAEWVTIVMIVLATVFGPIAMPIIILVTTVTWGIAAKHAWRPLLLAGGMLLGVIIVQVLAPVISRERPPVGDMMLEIDHTSSFPSGHVMGVADFLFITTYLVFSRHRRPVITVLAFVAASVIVLLTAACRIYLGYHWATDALASIALSLVVLGIVIAVDTWRTVRVGTPAEVDASEADRDE; this is translated from the coding sequence ATGACGGAGACGACCGAGCGGCCCGGCCGGTTGCGCCGCTTCCACGAGCGGTTCATCGTGGAGGAGCGGGTCGTCCCGGCATCCGCGAGACGCAACCTCTTCATCGTCGCGCTCATCCTCGTCGTCGCCGGCCTCGCCGCGTTCCTCTTCATCTTCGACTCGGTGCTCGAAGCCGACGACATCTCATCGGTGGACGCGCCGGTCGAGCACTGGCTCGACGGCAACCATGCCGAGTGGGTCACGATCGTCATGATCGTGCTCGCGACCGTCTTCGGACCGATCGCGATGCCCATCATCATCCTCGTCACGACGGTCACGTGGGGCATCGCGGCCAAGCACGCCTGGCGTCCGTTGCTGCTCGCCGGCGGCATGTTGCTCGGCGTGATCATCGTGCAGGTGCTCGCCCCCGTCATCTCGCGCGAGCGACCGCCCGTCGGCGACATGATGCTCGAGATCGACCACACGTCGTCGTTCCCATCGGGGCACGTCATGGGCGTGGCCGACTTCCTCTTCATCACGACGTACCTCGTGTTCTCCCGCCACCGCAGGCCGGTGATCACGGTGCTCGCGTTCGTCGCGGCATCCGTCATCGTGCTGCTCACCGCCGCCTGCCGCATCTACCTCGGCTATCACTGGGCCACCGACGCGCTCGCGTCGATCGCCCTGTCGCTCGTCGTGCTCGGCATCGTGATCGCCGTCGACACCTGGCGCACGGTGCGCGTGGGCACGCCCGCCGAAGTGGACGCGTCGGAGGCCGATCGGGACGAATGA
- a CDS encoding YrhK family protein, translating into MRADVPSGPPAVADPGRRQLRLRREAWGFAIGSLCFLVGAIPFYAEWAGPVGTGVTFVVGSVFFTLAAFVQLSLSGRHVPRRGTNRADRWDWWAAAVQFAGTLLFNLSTVAALAAAVADPTRLGAGWRPDAWGSAAFLVSSTFAIVATRDRGDLWDRHARSWHGTWLNMIGSIAFAVSAIGAYVVPVTDSLVSAFWANLGTLIGALCFLVAALLSRRAVGEAVGEAADAAPDGAAASA; encoded by the coding sequence ATGCGAGCGGATGTCCCGAGCGGCCCTCCTGCGGTCGCCGACCCGGGTCGGCGGCAGCTCAGGCTGCGCCGCGAGGCCTGGGGCTTCGCGATCGGCTCGCTGTGCTTCCTCGTGGGCGCGATCCCGTTCTACGCGGAATGGGCCGGGCCCGTCGGCACCGGCGTCACGTTCGTCGTCGGGTCGGTCTTCTTCACGCTCGCGGCGTTCGTGCAGCTGAGCCTCAGCGGCCGCCACGTGCCGCGCCGCGGAACCAACCGCGCCGACCGGTGGGACTGGTGGGCCGCGGCCGTGCAGTTCGCTGGCACGCTGCTCTTCAACCTGAGCACGGTCGCCGCGCTCGCCGCGGCGGTGGCCGACCCCACCCGGCTCGGCGCGGGCTGGCGGCCCGACGCCTGGGGCTCGGCGGCGTTCCTCGTCTCGAGCACCTTCGCCATCGTCGCGACGCGGGACCGTGGAGACCTCTGGGATCGGCACGCCCGCTCGTGGCACGGCACCTGGCTGAACATGATCGGCTCGATTGCGTTCGCCGTCTCGGCGATCGGCGCGTACGTCGTGCCCGTGACGGACTCGCTGGTGAGCGCCTTCTGGGCCAACCTCGGCACCCTCATCGGGGCGCTCTGCTTCCTCGTCGCGGCCCTGCTCTCGCGGCGTGCGGTCGGCGAGGCGGTCGGCGAGGCGGCCGACGCCGCACCTGACGGCGCGGCCGCCTCGGCGTGA
- a CDS encoding phosphatase PAP2 family protein has product MEEQQPGDDRRPHADRPGEVDGHGAHPAVTASTAPAAVRVARFWPVVSGGAALALVTVLALVLVYRGQDKPFGFEVEYMAGLAANRADWLTTPALVFNAVGGGLLSTFAVPAVIVGGLLLFRRPWAAGYYLLATVASATLTRVIKVVVARPRPEEILVQPDFGSFPSGHSANAAVTAVALGLIFLRTWVWVTGAVYTLLMMFSRTYLGAHWISDTVGGLLVGAGIAVIIWAPFANRLYREHRMPHPPVWVHLRHHA; this is encoded by the coding sequence ATGGAGGAGCAGCAGCCCGGCGACGACCGGCGCCCGCATGCCGACCGGCCGGGCGAGGTCGACGGTCACGGGGCCCACCCGGCCGTGACGGCCTCCACTGCGCCTGCTGCCGTGCGCGTGGCCCGGTTCTGGCCGGTCGTGTCGGGCGGAGCCGCGCTCGCGCTGGTGACGGTGCTCGCCCTCGTGCTCGTCTATCGCGGGCAGGACAAGCCGTTCGGGTTCGAGGTCGAGTACATGGCCGGGCTGGCCGCGAACCGGGCCGACTGGCTGACGACGCCCGCGCTCGTGTTCAACGCCGTGGGCGGCGGCCTCCTGTCGACCTTCGCCGTGCCGGCGGTGATCGTCGGCGGCCTGCTGCTCTTCCGACGGCCGTGGGCCGCCGGCTACTACCTCCTGGCGACCGTCGCGAGCGCGACCCTCACGCGCGTCATCAAGGTCGTCGTGGCGCGTCCGCGACCCGAGGAGATCCTGGTGCAGCCTGATTTCGGGTCGTTCCCGTCCGGACACAGCGCCAACGCGGCGGTGACCGCGGTCGCCCTCGGCCTCATCTTCCTGCGCACCTGGGTCTGGGTGACGGGTGCCGTGTACACGCTGCTCATGATGTTCAGCCGCACCTACCTCGGCGCGCACTGGATCTCCGACACGGTCGGCGGCCTGCTCGTCGGTGCCGGCATCGCCGTGATCATCTGGGCGCCGTTCGCGAACCGGCTGTATCGAGAGCATCGGATGCCGCATCCACCCGTCTGGGTGCACCTGCGGCATCATGCCTAG
- the rpsN gene encoding 30S ribosomal protein S14 — MAKKSKIARNEQRKVIVDRYAAKRLELKKALVDPNGTDESREAARVGLQKLPRNASPIRVRSRDAIDGRPRGVLTKFGVSRVRFRDMAHRGELPGITKSSW, encoded by the coding sequence ATGGCGAAGAAGAGCAAGATCGCGCGCAACGAGCAGCGCAAGGTGATCGTCGACCGCTACGCGGCCAAGCGCCTCGAGCTGAAGAAGGCCCTCGTCGACCCGAACGGCACCGACGAGTCCCGCGAGGCCGCTCGCGTCGGCCTGCAGAAGCTGCCCCGCAACGCATCGCCGATCCGCGTGCGTTCGCGTGACGCCATCGACGGCCGCCCCCGCGGTGTCCTCACGAAGTTCGGCGTCTCGCGCGTCCGCTTCCGTGACATGGCGCACCGTGGCGAGCTGCCCGGCATCACCAAGTCGAGCTGGTAA
- a CDS encoding glutamate decarboxylase, with amino-acid sequence MTDRKPRPRPGRGDAEPDRTTRGFSGIGDSNQLNPIFAREGEATDFPLNRLPESESLPETAYQVVHDESMLDGNARLNLATFVGTWMDPFATKLYAESADKNMVDKDEYPQTAAIETRCWKMIASLWNAPSAEGAIGTSTIGSSEACMLGGLALKRRWQLARRAEGKSTEKPNLILSSAVQVCWEKFCNYFDVEARYVPISDEHKVLDGHDLEQYVDENTIGVVAIMGVTYTGMYEPVAQIAAALDAIQAETGLDVKIHVDGASGGMIAPFLQPDLLWDFRVERVVSISTSAHKYGLVYPGLGWVVWRTIDDLPKELVFDVTYLGGHMPSFALNFSRPGAQVLLQYYLFLRLGWDGFRKVQQASQDVAVYLSGEIGKMEAFELWNDGTDIPVFAWQLKPGHTDKWNLYHLSERLRLKGWLIPAYPMPDDISDLVVQRIVVRNGLSRNLAESLVLDIQDSVAYLDALEAPMPVEGLISTFTH; translated from the coding sequence ATGACCGATCGCAAGCCACGCCCGCGTCCCGGTCGGGGCGACGCCGAACCGGATCGCACGACCCGCGGATTCTCGGGCATCGGCGACAGCAACCAACTGAATCCGATCTTCGCGAGGGAGGGCGAAGCCACCGACTTCCCGCTCAATCGGCTGCCCGAGAGCGAATCACTGCCCGAGACCGCGTACCAGGTCGTGCACGACGAGTCCATGCTCGACGGCAACGCACGGCTGAACCTCGCGACGTTCGTCGGCACCTGGATGGACCCGTTCGCGACGAAGCTGTACGCCGAGTCCGCCGACAAGAACATGGTCGACAAGGACGAGTACCCGCAGACCGCGGCGATCGAGACGCGCTGCTGGAAGATGATCGCGAGCCTCTGGAACGCCCCGAGCGCCGAGGGCGCCATCGGCACCTCCACGATCGGCTCGTCGGAGGCGTGCATGCTCGGCGGGCTCGCACTCAAGCGGCGCTGGCAGCTCGCACGCCGCGCCGAGGGCAAGTCGACCGAGAAGCCGAACCTCATCCTCTCGAGCGCGGTGCAGGTGTGCTGGGAGAAGTTCTGCAACTACTTCGACGTCGAAGCCAGGTACGTGCCGATCAGCGACGAGCACAAGGTGCTCGACGGACACGACCTCGAGCAGTACGTCGACGAGAACACGATCGGCGTCGTCGCCATCATGGGCGTGACCTACACGGGCATGTACGAGCCGGTCGCGCAGATCGCCGCGGCCCTCGACGCGATCCAGGCCGAGACCGGCCTCGACGTGAAGATCCACGTCGACGGGGCATCGGGCGGCATGATCGCGCCGTTCCTGCAGCCCGATCTCCTGTGGGACTTCCGCGTCGAGCGCGTGGTCTCCATCAGCACCTCCGCCCACAAGTACGGGCTGGTCTACCCGGGGCTCGGCTGGGTGGTCTGGCGCACGATCGACGACCTGCCGAAGGAGCTCGTCTTCGACGTCACCTACCTCGGCGGGCACATGCCGAGCTTCGCCCTGAACTTCTCGCGGCCCGGCGCGCAGGTGCTGCTGCAGTACTACCTGTTCCTCCGCCTCGGATGGGACGGATTCCGCAAGGTGCAGCAGGCCTCCCAAGACGTCGCCGTGTACCTCTCGGGCGAGATCGGCAAGATGGAGGCGTTCGAGCTCTGGAACGACGGCACCGACATCCCGGTGTTCGCGTGGCAGCTGAAGCCCGGCCATACCGACAAGTGGAACCTCTACCACCTGTCAGAGCGACTGCGGCTCAAGGGCTGGCTGATCCCCGCCTATCCGATGCCCGACGACATCTCCGACCTCGTCGTGCAGCGCATCGTCGTGCGCAACGGGCTGAGTCGCAACCTCGCCGAGTCGCTCGTGCTCGACATCCAGGATTCCGTGGCCTACCTCGACGCGCTCGAGGCGCCGATGCCGGTCGAGGGCCTGATCTCCACGTTCACGCACTGA
- a CDS encoding Fur family transcriptional regulator → MKRNTWQREAVREALDGTEGFISAQALHSSLHASGSPIGLATVYRALGDLATSGEADSLQSPDGEALYRACSTTGHHHHLICRNCGLTVEIAADEVEAWAKVVAAEHGFTQAAHVVDVFGLCADCTVLLAADQA, encoded by the coding sequence ATGAAGCGCAACACCTGGCAACGCGAAGCCGTTCGAGAGGCACTCGACGGCACCGAGGGCTTCATCAGCGCCCAGGCGCTGCACTCGTCGCTGCACGCCAGCGGCTCGCCGATCGGCCTCGCGACGGTCTACCGCGCGCTCGGCGACCTGGCGACCTCCGGCGAGGCCGACTCGCTGCAGTCGCCGGACGGCGAGGCGCTCTACCGGGCCTGCAGCACGACCGGCCACCACCACCACCTGATCTGCCGCAACTGCGGACTCACGGTCGAGATCGCCGCCGACGAGGTCGAGGCGTGGGCCAAGGTGGTCGCGGCCGAGCACGGGTTCACCCAGGCCGCGCATGTCGTCGACGTGTTCGGGCTCTGCGCCGACTGCACGGTGCTGCTCGCCGCCGATCAGGCCTGA
- a CDS encoding cytochrome c oxidase assembly protein: MPRSVRVFGPAVLILVAVAATIAALAYGGGAAPQLIQDPGPMARWGLPISKLFVNLGAAGMIGALVLAVWALTPKQREFDVALDAAAASAAVFTVASAVTGLLTFLVVTGVPLSFGDTFGAQIGQFLTTIPLGQSWLTTTLVGAAVTVLCFAVRNHTALVFVTVLSVVALVPMAQQGHSAGTAGHSAAITSLGLHLIFAAVWLGGLLTIVLLRRELDGARLPIVLARYSTVALICFIVVAVSGYANAALRIGTWDQLTTPYGVLVIVKLLALLALGGFGAIQRRYLIGRMSRATEAGKAGRPASRIAEFWVLVVAELAFMGIASGVAAALARTATPVAEQPGTIAQTPAEILTGEPLPPWPEMWRYFTEWNLDLLWILVCGFGIFFYLAGVWRLHRRGDKWPVYRSVLWVAGMLMLAYITNGGVNAYEQYLFSAHMAAHMVLTMAVPVLLVPGAPVTLAARAIRVRKDGSRGGREWILLAVHSRFAGFIANPIVAALLFAGSLWVFYYSPLFRWTMVDHLGHEWMIVHFLITGYLFVQSLIGIDPVPYRLPYAFRLVLLLGTMALHAFFGLAIMSSAGLLLADWYGAMGWGTDALVDQQMGGGLAWSIGEIPTVALAITVAVQWSRSDQKESKRRDRHADRTGDAELEAYNARLASMAEHDRQG, from the coding sequence GTGCCCCGCTCCGTCCGCGTGTTCGGCCCCGCCGTCCTCATCCTCGTCGCCGTCGCGGCGACGATCGCGGCGCTCGCGTACGGCGGGGGAGCCGCTCCGCAGCTGATCCAGGATCCAGGGCCCATGGCCCGGTGGGGCCTGCCGATCTCGAAGCTGTTCGTGAACCTCGGCGCCGCCGGCATGATCGGCGCGCTCGTGCTCGCGGTGTGGGCGCTGACCCCGAAGCAGCGCGAGTTCGATGTCGCACTCGACGCGGCCGCGGCATCCGCTGCGGTGTTCACCGTGGCCAGCGCCGTCACGGGCCTGCTCACCTTCCTCGTGGTCACGGGCGTGCCGCTGAGCTTCGGCGACACGTTCGGCGCGCAGATCGGGCAGTTCCTCACGACGATCCCGCTCGGCCAGTCGTGGCTCACGACGACGCTCGTCGGCGCCGCGGTGACCGTGCTCTGCTTCGCCGTGCGCAACCACACCGCGCTCGTCTTCGTGACCGTGCTCTCGGTCGTCGCCCTCGTGCCGATGGCGCAGCAGGGCCACTCGGCGGGCACCGCGGGCCACAGCGCGGCGATCACGTCGCTCGGCCTGCACCTGATCTTCGCGGCCGTCTGGCTCGGCGGCCTGCTCACGATCGTGCTGCTGCGCCGCGAGCTCGACGGCGCGCGCCTTCCGATCGTGCTGGCGCGGTACTCGACCGTCGCCCTCATCTGCTTCATCGTCGTCGCGGTGTCGGGGTACGCGAACGCCGCGCTCCGCATCGGCACGTGGGACCAGCTGACCACCCCCTACGGCGTGCTCGTGATCGTGAAGCTGCTGGCCCTGCTCGCGCTGGGCGGGTTCGGGGCGATCCAGCGCCGTTACCTCATCGGGCGGATGTCGCGCGCGACCGAGGCGGGCAAGGCCGGGCGTCCGGCATCCCGCATCGCCGAGTTCTGGGTGCTCGTGGTCGCCGAGCTCGCGTTCATGGGCATCGCCTCCGGCGTGGCCGCCGCGCTCGCGCGCACCGCGACCCCGGTCGCCGAGCAGCCGGGCACCATCGCGCAGACGCCCGCCGAGATCCTCACGGGCGAGCCCCTGCCGCCGTGGCCCGAGATGTGGCGCTACTTCACCGAGTGGAACCTCGACCTGCTGTGGATCCTGGTCTGCGGCTTCGGCATCTTCTTCTACCTGGCGGGCGTGTGGCGGCTGCACCGTCGCGGCGACAAGTGGCCCGTGTACCGGTCGGTGCTCTGGGTGGCGGGCATGCTGATGCTGGCCTACATCACCAACGGCGGCGTGAACGCCTACGAGCAGTACCTGTTCTCGGCGCACATGGCCGCGCACATGGTGCTGACGATGGCCGTGCCGGTGCTGCTCGTGCCCGGCGCGCCGGTGACGCTCGCGGCGCGCGCGATCCGGGTCAGGAAAGACGGCTCGCGCGGAGGCCGCGAGTGGATCCTGCTCGCCGTGCACTCGAGGTTCGCGGGCTTCATCGCCAACCCGATCGTCGCGGCGCTGCTGTTCGCCGGCTCGCTCTGGGTGTTCTACTACTCGCCGCTCTTCCGGTGGACGATGGTCGACCACCTCGGGCACGAGTGGATGATCGTGCACTTCCTCATCACGGGGTACCTCTTCGTGCAGTCGCTCATCGGCATCGACCCGGTGCCGTACCGCCTGCCCTACGCGTTCCGGCTCGTGCTGCTGCTCGGCACGATGGCGCTGCACGCCTTCTTCGGCCTGGCGATCATGTCGAGCGCCGGCCTGCTGCTCGCCGACTGGTACGGCGCCATGGGCTGGGGCACCGACGCGCTCGTCGACCAGCAGATGGGCGGCGGCCTCGCCTGGTCGATCGGCGAGATCCCGACGGTGGCGCTCGCGATCACGGTCGCGGTGCAGTGGTCGCGCAGCGACCAGAAGGAGTCGAAGCGGCGCGATCGCCATGCCGACCGCACGGGCGACGCCGAGCTCGAGGCCTACAACGCACGCCTCGCGTCGATGGCCGAGCACGACCGACAGGGCTGA
- a CDS encoding glycine betaine ABC transporter substrate-binding protein, which produces MKKSMLTGALALTAASALALTGCSADGGSAEALENGDQKDVTIAVFNGWDEGVAASELWKAILTEQGYDVTLEYADPAPVYSGLASDDYDVTLDTWLPTTHADYVEEYGDDIVDLGAWNRDAKLTIAVNADAPIDSLDELAANADLFDGRLVGIEPGSGLNRVTSEDVIPTYGLEKMEYLTSSTPAMLSELTAAADAGENIAVTLWSPHWAYDAFPIKDLEDPEGALGGAEGIHSFGAASFEETHPTLAGWLQGFTMDSKLLYSLENAMFNENDSDDYAPVVEQWISENQEYVDSLTS; this is translated from the coding sequence ATGAAGAAGTCCATGCTCACCGGAGCGCTCGCGCTCACCGCGGCATCCGCCCTCGCGCTCACCGGCTGCTCGGCCGACGGCGGCAGCGCCGAGGCGCTCGAGAACGGCGACCAGAAGGACGTCACGATCGCCGTGTTCAACGGCTGGGACGAGGGCGTCGCCGCGAGCGAGCTCTGGAAGGCGATCCTCACCGAGCAGGGCTACGACGTGACGCTCGAATACGCCGACCCGGCTCCCGTCTACAGCGGCCTCGCGAGCGACGACTACGACGTCACCCTCGACACCTGGCTGCCGACCACGCACGCCGACTACGTCGAGGAGTACGGCGACGACATCGTCGACCTCGGTGCCTGGAACCGCGACGCGAAGCTCACCATCGCCGTGAACGCCGACGCGCCGATCGACTCGCTCGACGAGCTCGCGGCGAACGCCGACCTCTTCGACGGCCGCCTCGTGGGCATCGAGCCGGGCTCCGGCCTGAACCGCGTCACGAGCGAGGACGTGATCCCGACGTACGGCCTCGAGAAGATGGAGTACCTCACCAGCTCGACGCCCGCGATGCTCTCGGAGCTGACCGCGGCGGCCGACGCCGGCGAGAACATCGCCGTCACGCTGTGGAGCCCGCACTGGGCGTACGACGCGTTCCCCATCAAGGACCTCGAGGACCCGGAGGGCGCGCTCGGCGGGGCCGAGGGCATCCACTCGTTCGGCGCCGCCTCGTTCGAGGAGACGCACCCGACCCTCGCCGGCTGGCTGCAGGGCTTCACGATGGACTCGAAGCTGCTCTACTCGCTCGAGAACGCCATGTTCAACGAGAACGACTCCGACGACTACGCCCCCGTCGTCGAGCAGTGGATCTCCGAGAACCAGGAGTACGTCGACTCGCTCACGTCCTGA
- the rpmB gene encoding 50S ribosomal protein L28, with protein MAAVCQVTGAVPGFGHNISHSHRRTKRRFDPNVQRKTYYVPSLRRSVTLNVSAKGIKVIDARGIESVVKDIQARGVKI; from the coding sequence ATGGCAGCAGTGTGCCAGGTGACTGGAGCCGTTCCCGGCTTCGGCCACAACATCTCGCACTCGCACCGCCGGACGAAGCGCCGCTTCGACCCGAACGTGCAGAGGAAGACCTATTACGTGCCGTCGCTCCGTCGTAGCGTCACCTTGAACGTGTCCGCCAAGGGCATCAAGGTGATCGACGCCCGCGGCATCGAGTCGGTCGTCAAGGACATCCAGGCTCGTGGGGTGAAGATCTAA